In Pseudodesulfovibrio hydrargyri, a single window of DNA contains:
- a CDS encoding response regulator, whose product MAADRETRPNRHVVRQRHSPEPRLRVRNTRPLIPVLLACLLLAATGQALATPDPSLRLTLEETAWLEANKDAIRYGPNPSWPPGDYMEDGRHKGIVSDYIGIFEERLGVRFQRVYYDSWGPYYHGLMTGEYDLVGACQKTEEREKVLAFTQPFLKTRLVILTRTKSPRMKSLDQLNSMTLAGIEGYSSLDYVKRHYPGARIVNCGDDLTVLLKVSAGAAQGAIVDYMMASYLIEKYGITNLRYDAELDFHWDLRFAVNRSKAPLRSILDKVLNTIGEKQRQAIYNKWVTLNLERKPGFFERNLKGIAAIFLTVLLLLVGVILFNHSLRRQVAARTWELRRNERRLKDAKEAAEAANEAKSAFLANMSHEIRTPLNGIVGMLQLMEMTPLDDEQAEYVGTAILSSNRLTRLLSDILDLSRVEAGHIAMVRDPFDLQDAMDAIAQLFGPSAREKGLDFRVRVHPGIPAELLGDAPRLQQVLSNIVGNAIKFTDRGAVEVDAMPMPGAGPDERRVLFTVSDTGIGIGDQALAALFTPFTQTDSSFSRQYQGAGLGLAITKRLTGLMGGTIGVESNEGLGTTFYINIPFGLADHAPDTAPEAVRPAGDSEAASPLKVLVVEDDPVNMIAANKLVKRLGHEAVAAMDGQKALDALREHPFDLVLMDVQMPVMDGVETTRRIRDGEAGEANKSIPIIAMTAYAMLGDKERFLAAGMDDYLAKPVDMEDLQTALARTAQTSH is encoded by the coding sequence GACGCTCGAGGAAACCGCCTGGCTCGAAGCCAACAAGGACGCCATCCGCTACGGCCCCAATCCCTCCTGGCCGCCGGGCGACTACATGGAGGACGGGCGGCACAAGGGGATCGTCTCCGACTACATCGGAATATTCGAGGAAAGGCTCGGCGTCCGCTTCCAGCGCGTCTACTACGACAGCTGGGGCCCCTACTACCACGGGTTGATGACCGGCGAGTACGATCTGGTGGGTGCGTGCCAGAAGACCGAGGAGCGCGAAAAGGTGCTCGCCTTCACCCAGCCCTTCCTGAAGACCCGGCTGGTCATCCTGACCCGGACCAAGAGCCCGCGCATGAAATCCCTGGACCAGCTCAACTCCATGACCCTGGCCGGAATCGAAGGGTATTCCAGCCTGGACTACGTGAAACGGCACTATCCCGGGGCCAGGATCGTCAACTGCGGCGACGACCTGACCGTTCTGCTCAAGGTCTCGGCGGGCGCGGCCCAGGGCGCGATCGTGGACTACATGATGGCCAGCTACCTGATCGAGAAATACGGCATCACCAATCTCCGCTACGACGCGGAACTCGATTTCCACTGGGACCTGCGGTTCGCGGTGAACAGATCCAAGGCCCCGCTCCGGTCGATCCTGGACAAGGTCCTCAACACCATCGGCGAGAAGCAGCGCCAAGCCATCTACAACAAGTGGGTGACCCTCAACCTGGAGCGCAAGCCGGGCTTCTTCGAGCGCAATCTGAAGGGCATCGCCGCCATCTTCCTGACGGTCCTGCTCCTCCTGGTCGGGGTGATCCTCTTCAACCACTCCCTGCGGCGTCAGGTCGCGGCGCGCACCTGGGAGTTGCGGCGCAACGAACGGAGGCTGAAGGACGCCAAGGAGGCGGCCGAAGCCGCCAACGAGGCCAAATCCGCGTTTCTGGCCAACATGAGCCACGAAATCCGCACGCCGCTCAACGGCATCGTGGGCATGCTCCAGCTCATGGAGATGACCCCGCTGGACGACGAACAGGCGGAGTACGTGGGCACGGCCATCCTGTCCAGCAACCGGCTGACCCGGCTGCTCTCCGACATCCTCGACCTGTCCAGGGTGGAGGCGGGGCATATCGCCATGGTCCGCGACCCCTTTGATCTGCAAGACGCCATGGACGCCATTGCCCAGCTCTTCGGCCCGAGCGCCAGGGAGAAGGGGCTGGACTTCCGGGTGCGCGTGCACCCGGGCATTCCCGCCGAACTGCTCGGCGACGCCCCCCGCCTGCAGCAGGTGCTCAGCAACATCGTGGGCAACGCCATCAAGTTCACCGACCGGGGGGCCGTGGAGGTGGACGCCATGCCCATGCCGGGAGCGGGGCCGGACGAGCGCCGCGTGCTGTTCACGGTCTCGGACACGGGAATCGGCATCGGCGACCAGGCGCTGGCGGCCCTTTTCACCCCGTTCACTCAGACCGACTCCAGTTTTTCCCGCCAATACCAGGGGGCCGGGCTGGGGCTGGCCATAACCAAACGCCTGACCGGGCTCATGGGCGGGACGATCGGCGTGGAAAGCAACGAGGGGCTGGGAACGACGTTCTACATCAACATCCCGTTCGGCCTGGCCGACCACGCCCCGGACACTGCGCCCGAGGCCGTACGGCCCGCCGGAGATAGCGAGGCTGCCTCCCCGCTCAAGGTGCTGGTCGTGGAGGACGATCCGGTCAACATGATCGCCGCCAACAAACTCGTCAAGCGGCTGGGGCACGAGGCCGTGGCCGCCATGGACGGGCAAAAGGCCCTGGACGCCCTGCGCGAGCATCCCTTCGACCTGGTTCTGATGGACGTGCAGATGCCGGTCATGGACGGCGTGGAGACCACCAGGCGCATCCGGGACGGCGAGGCGGGCGAGGCGAACAAGTCCATCCCGATCATCGCCATGACGGCCTACGCCATGCTGGGCGACAAGGAAAGGTTCCTGGCCGCGGGCATGGACGACTATCTGGCCAAACCCGTGGACATGGAAGACCTGCAGACCGCGCTGGCCAGGACGGCCCAAACATCGCACTAG
- a CDS encoding AMP-binding protein, with protein MSETADMTLKDLLNRSVERFPDRVALSFVDGEPMTYARFGLLVEELQTVLRGIGIKPEDKVALIGENMPNWAIAYFAVTSMGAIVVPILQEFHPSSVHHILRHSEARMVVASRRYMDKVEGENIPSLETVMVMDDFSMEDGEGTRTTYREALENAGERIEQFAEAARERVEHLGEAARDKLSDSAREKMHKFSDSAREKMGRFSDSYKETVKETVEWFSASARRFIDWKTGKPFELTDDHVAAILYTSGTTGHSKGVVLTHRNLVQNCISGVNTIPVFETDRFLSVLPMAHTYECTVGLLIPILSGSSVFYLQKPPTPKTLLPAMQKVKPTVMNVVPLIIEKIYKSRIKKKLTGSGVTRGLMKIGVTRRKLSQVAGKKLIEAFGGDLRCLCIGGAPLAPEVELFLIDAKVPYAKGYGMTESAPLLAGINTDDQRFKAIGPAVPGVELKIDDPDPETGEGEILAKGPNIMVGYHKAPNDTAGTFTEDGWLRTGDLGKFEDGYLILKGRLKNVVIGPSGENIYPEEVESIINANDYVQESLVHESGGRLVARIHLNYEALDEQFDVKKMIESEVRERVRKILDGIHQDVNSKVSSFARLNRVVEQTEPFEKTPTQKIKRFLYTDQ; from the coding sequence GTGAGCGAGACTGCCGACATGACCTTGAAGGATTTGCTGAACCGTTCCGTGGAGCGGTTCCCGGACCGCGTCGCCCTGTCCTTTGTGGACGGCGAGCCCATGACTTACGCCCGGTTCGGTCTGCTCGTGGAAGAACTGCAAACCGTCCTGCGCGGCATCGGCATCAAGCCCGAGGACAAGGTCGCCCTGATCGGCGAGAATATGCCCAACTGGGCCATCGCCTACTTTGCCGTGACCTCCATGGGGGCCATCGTGGTGCCCATCCTGCAGGAGTTTCACCCCAGTTCGGTGCATCACATCCTGCGCCACTCCGAGGCAAGGATGGTCGTGGCCTCGCGCCGCTACATGGACAAGGTCGAGGGCGAGAACATCCCCAGCCTCGAGACCGTCATGGTCATGGACGACTTCTCCATGGAGGATGGGGAGGGCACGCGGACGACCTACCGCGAGGCCCTGGAAAACGCTGGCGAGCGCATCGAGCAGTTCGCCGAGGCGGCCCGCGAGCGGGTGGAGCACCTGGGCGAGGCAGCCCGGGACAAACTGTCCGACTCCGCCAGGGAGAAGATGCACAAGTTCAGCGACAGCGCGCGGGAGAAGATGGGCCGGTTCTCCGACTCCTACAAGGAGACGGTCAAGGAAACCGTGGAATGGTTCAGCGCCTCGGCCCGCCGGTTCATCGACTGGAAGACCGGCAAGCCGTTCGAACTGACCGACGACCACGTGGCCGCCATCCTGTACACCTCGGGCACCACCGGCCACTCCAAGGGCGTGGTCCTGACCCACCGCAACCTGGTCCAGAACTGTATTTCCGGGGTCAACACCATCCCGGTCTTCGAGACCGACCGGTTCCTGTCCGTGCTGCCCATGGCTCACACCTACGAGTGCACCGTGGGGCTGCTCATCCCCATTCTGTCCGGCAGTTCGGTCTTTTACCTGCAGAAGCCGCCGACTCCCAAGACCCTGCTGCCCGCCATGCAGAAGGTCAAGCCCACGGTCATGAACGTGGTTCCGCTGATCATCGAGAAAATTTACAAGAGCCGGATCAAGAAGAAGCTGACCGGCTCGGGCGTGACGCGCGGGCTGATGAAGATCGGCGTGACCCGGCGCAAGCTCTCCCAGGTGGCGGGCAAAAAGCTCATCGAGGCGTTCGGCGGCGACCTGCGCTGCCTGTGCATCGGCGGGGCCCCCCTGGCCCCGGAGGTGGAGCTTTTCCTGATCGACGCCAAAGTACCCTACGCCAAGGGGTACGGCATGACCGAGTCCGCGCCCCTGCTGGCCGGGATCAACACGGACGACCAGCGGTTCAAGGCCATCGGCCCGGCCGTTCCGGGCGTGGAGCTCAAGATCGACGACCCCGACCCCGAGACCGGGGAGGGCGAGATCCTGGCCAAGGGCCCGAACATCATGGTCGGCTACCACAAGGCCCCCAACGACACGGCCGGGACCTTCACCGAGGACGGCTGGCTCAGGACCGGCGATCTGGGCAAGTTCGAGGATGGCTACCTGATCCTCAAGGGACGGCTCAAGAACGTGGTCATCGGCCCCAGCGGCGAGAACATCTATCCCGAAGAGGTGGAGTCCATCATCAACGCCAACGACTATGTCCAGGAATCCCTGGTCCACGAGTCCGGCGGCAGGCTGGTGGCCCGCATCCACCTCAACTACGAGGCCCTGGACGAGCAGTTCGACGTCAAGAAGATGATCGAGTCCGAGGTCCGCGAGCGCGTGCGCAAAATCCTCGACGGCATCCACCAGGACGTCAATTCCAAGGTCTCCTCCTTTGCCCGGCTCAACCGCGTGGTCGAACAGACCGAGCCCTTCGAGAAGACGCCCACCCAGAAGATCAAGCGGTTTTTGTACACCGACCAGTAG
- a CDS encoding aspartate/glutamate racemase family protein codes for MKTIGLIGGMSWESSLEYYRIMNEAVKARLGGLHSARILMNSVDFAPLRELMRADDWAAVGGQLADASRALERAGAELMVIGTNTMHKVAPEVEAAVSVPLVHIADATAEAARAGGFSRVALLGTALTMEDDFYVGRLRGHGFEVLVPEAEDRKLVDRVIFDEMCKGLFLDGSRTEFVRIIDGLAARGAEAVVLGCTEIGLLVRPGDTGVPTLDTCRIHAERVVEIALG; via the coding sequence ATGAAGACCATCGGACTGATCGGCGGCATGAGTTGGGAATCCTCCCTGGAATATTACCGGATCATGAACGAGGCCGTGAAGGCGCGCCTGGGCGGCCTGCACTCGGCCCGCATCCTCATGAACTCCGTGGACTTCGCCCCCTTGCGCGAACTGATGCGAGCGGACGACTGGGCGGCCGTGGGCGGCCAATTGGCCGACGCGTCCCGCGCACTGGAACGGGCCGGGGCCGAACTCATGGTCATCGGCACCAACACCATGCACAAGGTGGCCCCGGAGGTGGAGGCGGCGGTCTCCGTGCCGCTCGTCCACATCGCCGACGCCACGGCCGAGGCGGCCCGCGCGGGCGGCTTCTCCCGGGTGGCCCTGCTCGGGACCGCCCTGACCATGGAGGACGACTTCTACGTGGGCCGCCTCAGGGGCCATGGCTTCGAGGTCCTGGTGCCCGAAGCCGAGGACCGCAAGCTGGTGGACCGGGTCATCTTCGACGAAATGTGCAAGGGGTTGTTCCTGGACGGCTCCCGCACCGAGTTCGTGCGCATCATCGACGGGCTGGCCGCCCGGGGGGCCGAGGCGGTGGTCCTTGGCTGCACCGAGATCGGCCTGCTCGTCCGTCCCGGCGACACCGGTGTGCCCACCCTGGACACCTGCCGCATTCACGCCGAGAGGGTGGTGGAGATCGCCCTGGGCTGA
- a CDS encoding AzlD domain-containing protein produces MDQKIVFLTIVGMLAVTYIPRMVPLVALASRTLPEPVVRWLSYVPAAVLASMLFPALLLKDGGVDVSPDNYFLWAAVPAFILAWRTRSFFGTVALGMALVAAGRHFIG; encoded by the coding sequence ATGGACCAGAAAATAGTCTTTTTGACCATCGTCGGCATGCTCGCCGTGACCTACATACCGCGCATGGTGCCGCTGGTTGCATTGGCCTCCCGGACCCTGCCCGAACCCGTGGTCCGCTGGCTGTCCTATGTTCCGGCCGCCGTGCTCGCGTCCATGCTCTTCCCGGCCTTGCTGCTCAAGGACGGCGGTGTGGACGTTTCCCCGGACAACTACTTTCTGTGGGCGGCCGTCCCGGCCTTCATCCTGGCCTGGCGGACCAGGTCCTTTTTCGGCACCGTGGCCCTGGGCATGGCCCTCGTGGCCGCGGGCCGTCATTTCATCGGATAG
- a CDS encoding AzlC family ABC transporter permease has product MTTKALAGEQSGSPMMAAARQVAPIVMGYLPVGAAYGVLAQQAGLSLLNTVLMSVLVYAGSAQLIAVAMFAAGLNPVSIIATTFVVNLRHLLMSASLAPNLKSWNKWELALFAYEITDESFAVHSVRFARGDLNKTTCFGINGLAQISWVLASFAGYFAGASIPSVEPLGIDYALPAMFIALLVMQMKNGLHVLVAGFSGLLALVLNQAGADQWSVILATVIGATFGAGVESWTRK; this is encoded by the coding sequence ATGACCACCAAAGCCCTTGCCGGAGAGCAGTCCGGTTCCCCCATGATGGCCGCCGCCCGGCAGGTGGCGCCCATCGTCATGGGCTACCTGCCCGTGGGCGCGGCCTACGGGGTTCTGGCCCAGCAGGCCGGGCTTTCCCTGCTCAACACCGTGCTCATGTCGGTCCTGGTCTACGCCGGTTCCGCCCAGCTCATCGCCGTGGCCATGTTCGCGGCCGGGTTGAATCCGGTATCGATCATCGCCACCACCTTCGTGGTCAATCTGCGCCACCTGCTCATGAGCGCGTCGCTCGCCCCGAACCTGAAAAGCTGGAACAAATGGGAACTGGCCCTGTTCGCCTACGAGATCACGGACGAGTCGTTCGCCGTGCACTCGGTGCGTTTCGCGCGCGGCGACCTGAACAAGACTACCTGTTTCGGCATCAACGGCCTGGCCCAGATATCCTGGGTGCTGGCCTCGTTCGCGGGCTATTTCGCCGGGGCGTCCATCCCGAGCGTGGAGCCGCTGGGCATCGACTACGCCCTGCCCGCCATGTTCATCGCGCTCCTGGTCATGCAGATGAAGAACGGTCTGCACGTCCTGGTGGCCGGGTTCAGCGGGTTGCTCGCCCTTGTTCTGAACCAGGCCGGGGCGGACCAGTGGTCGGTCATCCTGGCCACGGTCATCGGCGCAACCTTTGGCGCGGGAGTGGAATCATGGACCAGAAAATAG
- a CDS encoding aminotransferase-like domain-containing protein codes for METYRYRNVEKNVMSMIDAGALGLGDKLPSLRSLSAKLGVSVSTVNQAYLELERKGVIEARPRSGFFVRRESKRLPRTETAPAPLAQPRPVTRIGLIQSVLESVGAADRVALDVIAPGPQRMPLRELGRITAAMVRAEPERAMGYAPIPGDQKLIHQIAYRSMEFGIPADPDDPLITAGCLEALYISLRSTCRMGDTVLIQSPTYYCFLQLLETLGLRAVEVPSDPDHGVAPEELARALKTFDIAACVFAPNFNNPDSSLTPDEAKEEIVAMLARRDIPLVEDDVYTDLHFGPKRPGTYKQFDQKGLVLLCSSFSKTIAPGFRVGWMLPGRYRQKALEIKATTNVSSSSPAQMAIAEYLRQGRMERHLKKLRTDLERQMDTMQLHLGRHFPAGTRVTHPVGGAVLWLELPKSVDSVELFFQARAEGVGIAPGAIFSTQDKFSNYIRLSCGYPWTDDLERGVRTLGRLAGSMCRP; via the coding sequence ATGGAGACATACCGTTACCGGAACGTGGAGAAGAACGTCATGTCCATGATCGACGCGGGCGCGCTCGGGCTGGGCGACAAGCTTCCCTCCCTGCGCTCCCTGAGCGCCAAGCTCGGGGTGTCCGTTTCCACGGTCAACCAGGCGTACCTGGAACTCGAACGCAAGGGTGTCATCGAAGCCCGGCCCCGATCCGGATTCTTCGTGCGCCGCGAATCCAAGCGGCTGCCGCGCACCGAGACCGCGCCCGCGCCCCTGGCCCAGCCCAGGCCGGTGACCCGCATAGGGTTGATACAGAGCGTGCTCGAATCCGTGGGCGCGGCGGACCGCGTGGCGCTGGACGTCATAGCGCCCGGCCCCCAGCGCATGCCCCTGCGCGAGCTCGGACGGATAACGGCGGCCATGGTCCGGGCCGAGCCCGAGCGGGCCATGGGTTACGCGCCCATCCCCGGCGACCAAAAGCTCATTCACCAGATCGCCTACCGTTCCATGGAGTTCGGCATCCCGGCCGACCCCGACGACCCGCTGATCACCGCCGGATGCCTGGAGGCCCTGTACATCTCCCTGCGCTCCACCTGCCGCATGGGCGACACCGTGCTCATCCAGTCGCCCACCTATTACTGCTTCCTGCAACTGCTCGAGACCCTGGGGCTGCGCGCCGTGGAGGTGCCGTCCGACCCGGACCACGGGGTCGCGCCCGAGGAGTTGGCCCGGGCGCTCAAGACCTTCGACATCGCGGCCTGCGTGTTCGCGCCCAACTTCAACAACCCGGATTCCAGCCTGACCCCGGACGAGGCCAAGGAGGAGATCGTGGCCATGCTGGCCAGACGCGACATCCCCCTGGTGGAGGACGACGTGTACACGGACCTGCACTTCGGCCCCAAGCGGCCGGGGACTTACAAGCAGTTCGACCAAAAGGGGCTGGTCCTGCTCTGCTCCTCCTTTTCCAAGACCATAGCGCCGGGCTTCCGAGTGGGCTGGATGCTGCCCGGCCGGTACCGCCAGAAGGCGCTTGAGATCAAGGCCACCACCAACGTGTCCAGCTCCTCCCCGGCCCAGATGGCCATCGCCGAATACCTGCGCCAGGGCCGCATGGAGCGCCACCTCAAGAAGCTGCGCACCGACCTGGAGCGGCAGATGGACACCATGCAGCTCCACCTGGGCCGCCATTTCCCGGCCGGGACCCGGGTGACCCACCCGGTGGGCGGCGCGGTCCTCTGGCTGGAGCTGCCCAAGTCCGTGGACTCGGTGGAGCTGTTCTTCCAGGCCCGGGCCGAGGGCGTGGGCATAGCGCCCGGAGCCATCTTCTCCACCCAGGACAAGTTTTCCAACTATATCCGTCTGAGCTGCGGCTACCCGTGGACCGATGATCTGGAACGGGGCGTGCGCACCCTGGGCAGGCTGGCCGGGTCCATGTGCCGCCCCTGA